CGTGGGGTAGAATGTCCAAGAGAGCTCAAGAATTGTGCTTCACATTCTGTCATTAGCCTCCAGTTAAATAATCACCTGTTTAGTAGAAAAACAAGGCATGGAACATCTAGGTCTGAATAGACGCCTAAAATTGAATTACCTTTATGTTCTAGATAAGTAGAACCCTTCAGTCTTTAGTATTTGTCACTGTTAATTTATAATGCTTCATtgttcatacaaaaaaaatgctggaaaagaaTTCTATTTTTATCCCTGGGAATGTCTTcctgttgttgatttttttctagcCGAGTTGACCAGCTGAAGTATGATGTTCAGCATCTGCAGACAGCTCTGAGGAACTTTCAACATCGCCGTTACATCCGGGAGCAGCAGGAGCGACAGCGAGAAGAGTTGCTTGCACGTACATTCACTACTAATgtaaatattctttattttagtTCTCTGTCTTCTAGGAGACATAGTCTTTCAGAGTAGTTTCAGGCAAGATGAAAGGATGGCTCTCAGATTGCTGCTGTGAGATGCAGAGTACTGATAGAAAAGAATAACAATATGTGTTGAAAAAGAACAACTCTCTCATGAGGAAAAATAGGGCTATTAAGAAGTAGTAGTAAAAGGCTCCAGAAACTGCTGTTCCTATTTTATCCAGTGCAGCTCTGCCTGAATTTATATAGCAGTTTTGCAAAAGGATGAATGAGGTAGGTACCAAAGTATACATTTTACTTGGATTTGTGTCAAAAGTCTTTGTCAAATCATGAGATTTGTAAAATGTCTGGCTTTTATACACCCTACTGTCAGTAGATGTCAGCAAGCTTTAATTTGTTCAAATATAAAtcacacagctgggaaaaaaacccttgcttTTTACCTATAAATGATTCAAAAGTTTTTAGTAACAGGAATGTGTTTCCACCTGTTCTTGTTAATTCTTAGATCCTCTGCTGGGAAGTCCCCCCAGTGTAAGTTCCTAGAGGAATTTTGCTCTGAATAATGTAGGTCTGCTTTCAGATTTCACCTTTTTGTAACCCAAAAGCTAGGCTTTTTCGTTTGTTTTAGattttgtttggtgggttttttctttttttttcttttttgttaaaggCATATAACCTAATGTTCGTTATCTGTGTTGTCATTCACTGTTAGGGAAAGAATGAATGTGAGCGGTCCTGGTTTTTTTGAGACTTGGGGAGTTCAGTGCACTTCCCAAAGCCTAACGGAAGGATGGCAGctagcattttcaaaattataaacAAGAGTTGACTTCAGAGGAACACTGACATTTgaaacttattttcaaaacaccATTGTGTTCCTCTGCAAATATGAAGAatttttcctaaaggaaaacTTCTTGCACAGATATAAAACGTGTAAGGGGAACAGTTCTGAAAAGCAGTAGCAGGCTTGCAGATGCAAAATAaatggtggattttttttttctccgtTAGATGTTGAAAGGTGTCTCaggatgaaacaaaaaaagcgTGGttatattgtatttcttttaactcATTACAAAAATGTGACTTTTAGGGTAGAAGGACCTTTTAATAGGAATATGATGATTTATTTGTCAGTTTATGGCCTGTCTGTTTTGGTTAGAAGTTTACACAGTTTCTGTTTATATACTACTCTATTCTATTAAAGGGAAATGTCAGCTGAGCATGTAAACATCCTGAGTAAGTCACTGTAACATACATACCAACTTTTGAAAGCTGTAGCAGTGTTCTGAACGTTTTGCTTGATTCGGAGATAAATATGGTCTTTATCTTTAAAGCTTCCTTTGTGTCATTCTGGAGAAACCCCCTAACAACAAATGAAGAATATGATGCTATCTAGTCTCCTTGTGAGGAGGGTCAAAAATCtactttgatatttttcttgctaCCTGGTGGtgtacaaaaaataaacaaccaacCCCTACAAGCTCCTTGTACAGGAAATGGAATCCCTGCTGATTTGAAGTTTAATAATATTTCGAGTAATAGCCATTCAGCTGCAAATCCAAGTGCTTCTGTTCTGCAAACTCATGTAAGACAAGACACTTGTTTCAACCTTAGTGCTTCATTAACATTTGCTCAGAGAGATGTGTATGCTGTCACAGCTTCTTCATCCAGTGACTTTGACCCTACAATTGCTGACAGGTCTGTCCtttattcttcattttacaGTAAGCAGAATACTTGCCTAGGCAGGATAACATCTGACACTGGATTGTACATGTCATTCCCATAttgacactttttttaaaacaatccCCAGAGTCTACTCAAAGCAAGTTTGGTGATCCTACATGCTTGTAACCTACAGCTGATAGTCAGATGTAGGGTATTAACCATCTTCTGCCCTAAATAAGAATTCTACATTTTGATAGTTCTTGTTCTGAGCACATGGAAGCAGGTAAGCCAGCGTTTCCACACTTGCCTCTTACCAATGTCATGATTCCTGTTCGTAAAAGGACGAGCTATTATCTTGACTTTCTCGATGGAATGGTGTCCAGAGAAGATTAAACTGGAGGCCTTTGAAAGACAGAAGTGATCACATCCTCTGACCTCTTGTGCAGTCCAGATTACAAAATCcagttatttccatttcaagATCCATAGCTTCTGGTTGAGCTAATGCATCTTCTCTGGAAAAACTTTACTtatttgtaatttgttttttagaTAAGGCCTTGGGTGTTGAATGAGTCAGACCGTCAGGGAACTAGGTTCATGGCTGTTTGCCTTCACTAGAAGAAATTTGCACCATGTTGTGAATTCACAGAATGTAGTCTCCCAGACACTGTGTTTTGCAGGCCTTTTGTCACTTAGAAATGTGATATTAAAGTCTTCCAAACGTCTTTCACTTGCCATAATCAAATGACTCCTTGTTAAACACCTTCTGTTAGTTTTGATGTTCTCTCTTGTAATACCCTTTCCTACATATATCATGAACTGAGATTATGAAAAATTATCTGCttttaatctaattttttaTCCTTTGAGATCTAACTGCAGTTGAACAGCTGATCAACTTTGCCTTTTGGCTCGCTTCCTGTAGGCTTctctaaattacttttttactCAAATATTAATGTTGTGTTTAATATCCTTGTTTAATACCcttatgaaaaaatgtttaaaacataaTCCTTCAAGTCCTGTCAAGCTTTTGCCACATTTGTTTCTGCATGTTCTTTTTCTGGATCTAACTTATGTGTGGGCAGTATGAGTGAGCAGGCAAGGTAACCAAGACCCTGCGTTTCCCCTACAGGACTCTGACACCACCATACCGATCGACGAAACATTACAGTTTAATGAATCCCTCCAGAATGCCCATCGTGGCATGGATGATCTTATTGGCAGTGGGACCAACATCCTTCAGGGGCTGAGGGACCAGAGAGTGACATTGAAGGTGGGGGCATCATTTTTTACCAAAAAGACcccacatttttctgtgtttgtgatgACCAGgctaagtaaaataaatacacaggtTTGTTTCACTACAGTGCTTCAAGCTGAGAATGCTGGGAAGGGCCCAAACTCCATTTTAACTAAACCTGCAATCTTAACATGTTATCATCTTACTAGGAACATCTTTAAGCTCTTTTTGTAGCTGGATGACCTAGCAGTCTTCACCTGCCTGTTGGTTAGTATCTGGTGTGCTGAATGTTATGTTTTATTCTCCTacattttgtttgggttttgggttttttttaaagtgaagaaTGGGAAGTAATAGCTAGCTTGCAGATAGACGTTGACTCAGATGGACATCACTCAGAGCAGCGACAAAAGGCAGTGCATACATCGTAAGTCAGGAGAACTTAACCACGGCTGGCAAATAAGATGAAGGAACACTTGCAGGGCATGCTGCTTCAAAGAGATGGAGAGGAAATACTACTTCTCGTTGTAGTCAATAGTCCTGTCTTGCTTCTTTCGCTAGTTACGATTGCAGTAATGTGCCTGGATTCCTATTAGATCATGATGGGCCTTCTGCAAATGTCAGTGTGCCTTGTCTCAGCTGCCAGCTTGTAGCAAGTCAAGCATACTTCGGGTCAGAACTGTAATAGTAAAGTTGTTAGTGAGTCTATGCCCACTGCTACTGATAGTAAGATAGTAAGGTGTTTTTGGGAGCATCATGTTCTTATGTTTTCAGGGGGATATTTCTTCTCACTCCAGATGAGAAAACATCTGTTCATGTTCCTTTTCCCCTTAGCCTAGCTTTTCTTAAACTATCAAAGACTGTTGCCTGATGACAGATCTGGCAGAAGCAGCTAGCATAAAGACATCTTACAAAGATAAATGGGTTAATTTGGAAGCATGCTGTTCTGTGTAACTTCTTGGGTATTGGGTATAAATAGACAAGTATGAACCAAGTATTCCCAAATGGTTGCACGGCTTTAACTGTTCTAGTTGTACAATTCCATTATTCCACGGACTATAAGAACTGAAGAGTCTTCACTTGCCtattgtttgctttcattttaaagcttcctattttggtttcttttctccaagcaaggttttcttttgttctgaagTACGAATGGGATGGTATCCACTTCCGAACAGTGCCCACAGTACCTCTCTGTGCCTGTATTTCATATGGTTTCCTTTGAACGTTGCCCTGAAATGAAGCAGAATCattcctgctgcactgctcATGTCCGGGTACCTCCAGTTCTGCAGCTCACTCTGTTTATCTGTCATGTGGTGGG
This DNA window, taken from Falco peregrinus isolate bFalPer1 chromosome 18, bFalPer1.pri, whole genome shotgun sequence, encodes the following:
- the GOSR2 gene encoding Golgi SNAP receptor complex member 2 isoform X2; protein product: MEGLYHQTNKQVHEVQSYMGRLETSDKESVHLVENEIQARIDNIFSNLERLEILSSKEPPSKRQNAKLRVDQLKYDVQHLQTALRNFQHRRYIREQQERQREELLARTFTTNDSDTTIPIDETLQFNESLQNAHRGMDDLIGSGTNILQGLRDQRVTLKVCFTTVLQAENAGKGPNSILTKPAILTCYHLTRNIFKLFL